The following coding sequences lie in one Arachis ipaensis cultivar K30076 chromosome B03, Araip1.1, whole genome shotgun sequence genomic window:
- the LOC110270417 gene encoding transcription termination factor MTERF4, chloroplastic-like, whose protein sequence is MPQVVSLHQNVIMKLVEFLLGRAIAPHDVASMVVRCPQLVALRVELMKNSFYFFKSEMGRPLKELVEFPEYFTYSLESRVKPRYQRLKSKGIRCSLNWMLNCSDQRFEERLQGNYIETESIGPTFLMGGKLNLPGNAILSDEEEESDDEVLYRRTVSL, encoded by the coding sequence ATGCCGCAGGTGGTTAGCCTTCACCAAAACGTGATCATGAAGCTGGTCGAGTTCCTCCTCGGAAGGGCTATAGCACCGCATGATGTGGCTAGCATGGTGGTCAGGTGTCCGCAGTTAGTAGCACTGAGAGTGGAGCTCATGAAGAACAGTTTTTACTTCTTTAAGAGTGAGATGGGAAGACCACTGAAAGAGCTTGTAGAGTTCCCTGAATACTTTACTTACAGTCTGGAGTCTAGGGTCAAACCAAGATACCAAAGGCTAAAGAGCAAGGGGATAAGGTGTTCATTGAATTGGATGCTGAATTGTAGTGACCAGAGATTTGAAGAGAGGTTGCAGGGTAATTATATTGAGACTGAAAGTATAGGTCCGACATTTTTAATGGGTGGGAAATTGAACCTGCCAGGGAATGCAATTCTTTCAGATGAGGAAGAGGAGAGTGATGATGAAGTACTATACCGAAGAACTGTTTCTTTATAG
- the LOC107633935 gene encoding transcription termination factor MTERF4, chloroplastic: MPSVTWGVIQGRKEKLVSRVIVFDFLRGLGIVPDELQDLKLPSTVEVIRERVEFLQKLGITIDDINDYPLMLGCSVRKNMIPILGYLEKIGISRSKLGGFIKSYPQVLHASVIVELVPVVKFLRGLDVEREDIGYVLQKYPKLLGFKLEGTMSTSVAYLVNIGVNPRDIGPMVTQYPYFLGMRVGTVIKPFIDYLVSLGLPKKILAKMLEKRAYLLGYDLEETIKPNVDCLISFGIGRECLPSVIAQYPQILGLPLKTKLSSQQYFFSLKLKIDPEDFA; the protein is encoded by the coding sequence ATGCCATCGGTGACATGGGGTGTGATTCAAGGTCGCAAGGAGAAGCTGGTATCGCGGGTCATCGTATTCGACTTCCTCAGGGGTTTGGGAATCGTCCCTGACGAGTTGCAGGACCTTAAGCTACCTTCGACAGTTGAAGTCATAAGGGAGCGCGTGGAGTTCCTCCAGAAACTAGGGATAACAATTGATGACATCAATGATTACCCTTTGATGTTGGGATGCAGTGTGAGGAAGAACATGATTCCTATTTTGGGGTACTTGGAAAAAATTGGGATTTCAAGATCCAAACTTGGGGGATTCATTAAGAGCTACCCGCAGGTATTGCATGCTAGTGTGATTGTTGAACTTGTCCCTGTTGTGAAGTTCCTTAGGGGACTTGATGTGGAGAGGGAGGATATTGGGTATGTGTTGCAGAAGTACCCTAAACTTCTAGGGTTCAAGCTTGAGGGTACTATGAGTACATCAGTGGCTTATCTTGTTAATATTGGGGTTAATCCTAGGGATATTGGTCCCATGGTGACTCAGTATCCTTATTTTTTGGGGATGAGAGTTGGGACTGTGATCAAGCCTTTTATTGATTACTTAGTCTCTTTGGGACTGCCAAAGAAGATTTTGGCTAAGATGTTGGAGAAGAGGGCCTATTTGCTTGGATATGATCTTGAAGAGACTATCAAGCCAAATGTGGATTGTTTGATTAGCTTTGGGATAGGGAGGGAGTGTTTGCCTTCGGTTATTGCACAGTATCCTCAGATTCTTGGATTGCCCCTCAAGACCAAGTTGTCTTCGCAGCAGTACTTCTTCAGTTTAAAGCTTAAGATTGATCCTGAAGATTTTGCGTGA